The Rhopalosiphum maidis isolate BTI-1 chromosome 1, ASM367621v3, whole genome shotgun sequence genome has a segment encoding these proteins:
- the LOC113550728 gene encoding adhesive plaque matrix protein-like: MASFKNLIFIALAVYAVSAEENKPAEDGARVKKHAYIAAAPAPVLAYSAVAPGYSYSSYSNYPATYAYKYAAPAAYVAPTAYAAPAAYVAPAAYAAPAAYAATPYAAYSSYATYPSYAAYDDGKYYPGKYEKSYFPAAYKAAYPVAYHY; encoded by the exons ATGGCTTCTTTCAAGAATCTG ATATTCATCGCCTTGGCCGTGTACGCCGTGTCCGCCGAAGAAAATAAACCCGCCGAAGATGGAGCTAGAGTGAAGAAACACGCCTACATCGCTGCTGCCCCAGCTC cgGTTTTGGCTTACTCTGCAGTAGCCCCGGGATACTCGTACTCTTCATACTCTAATTACCCAGCCACCTACGCTTACAAATACGCCGCTCCAGCTGCTTACGTCGCTCCAACTGCTTACGCTGCCCCAGCTGCTTACGTCGCACCGGCTGCCTACGCCGCACCAGCTGCCTATGCCGCCACCCCATACGCCGCTTACTCGAGTTACGCAACTTACCCGAGCTACGCAGCTTACGACGATGGAAAATACTACCCAGGCAAATACGAGAAGTCGTACTTCCCAGCAGCCTACAAAGCTGCATACCCGGTCGCCTATCACTACTGA